In Labrus bergylta chromosome 1, fLabBer1.1, whole genome shotgun sequence, one genomic interval encodes:
- the LOC109989974 gene encoding interleukin-8, with protein MISNKVVFTSIVVLLALLTISEGMSLRSLGMELHCRCIMTESKPIGRHIEKVELIPANSHCEETEIIATLKKTGQQVCLDPNAPWVKRVINIMMSSRKR; from the exons ATGATTAGCAACAAAGTCGTCTTCACCTCCATTGTGGTGCTCCTGGCACTTTTGACCATCAGTGAAG GAATGAGTCTGAGAAGCCTTGGAATGGAGCTGCACTGCCGCTGCATCATGACCGAGAGCAAACCCATCGGCCGCCACATTGAGAAGGTGGAGCTGATTCCTGCCAACTCCCACTGCGAGGAGACAGAGATCAT TGccactctgaaaaaaacaggCCAGCAGGTTTGCCTGGACCCTAACGCTCCCTGGGTGAAAAGAGTGATTAACATAATGATGTCCAG TCGAAAACGCTGA